The nucleotide window GTGTATACTACACCGCCGGCTAAGTATGATGCAGAAGGCCTGGGCGGTGTGATCAATATTGTTACCACTAAAAGAGTGGGGGAGGGCTATAAAGGCAATATCAATTTGAATGGCGCTTACCCCAATGGCGGACCAGGAGCAGGTTTGTCTTTTACTGCCACTCATAAAAAATTGGGAGTGGAGCTTTTTGGCGGGAGTAATCTTTACTATACCCCCTCGTTTGAAGGTACGACTTACAGAGCTACTACCGGTACCAACCCATCTACATTGAACGTTACTGAAAATACCAAAAGAAATGGTCATGGCCGGTATGTTGGCACCCAGTTTAGCTATGATATCGACTCGCTGCAGTTATTAACCGCACAGCTCAATTTCAATGGGTCGGATAATAAAAGCAACTACGGGCGCTTCTCTCAATTACTATCGGATGATGGCACCCAACGGTTTAGCCAGCTCACCCATAGCAAGGGAAGTGGCAATGGTTTTGATGGCGGATTAAATTACCAATTGGGATTTAAGAAAGATAAAGCAAGACTACTAACGGTGTCTTACCGCTACATGCAATATAAAAGCGGCAGCGATGTGGAGAATATGTTTTACGATACCCTGAATTATACAGAACCCGACTTCAATCAAAAAAACAATACCGATTTTATAGAGCAAACCGGCCAGGTGGACTATGTACAGAATATTAAGAAGGTGAAAATGGAAGCGGGCATTAAAGCGATCTTCAGGGAGAATAACAGCCATTTTAATACGTTTGAGCTGGATCCCGTATTACAACAGGATGTTGCCGACGGCGACCGCCAGAACGAATTTGAAAACAAGCAGTCTATTCTCTCTGCTTACAATACTTATTCGTTTGCTTTAAAAAGCTGGGGCTTTAAATTCGGCGCGAGGCTGGAGCAAACCTATACCGATGTTGATTTCAGCTCTACCCAAACCAAAATAAAAAACAATTACTTTAACCTGGTACCGTCTATCGTTATTAATAAAAACAACAAGAACGGTAGTTATTTCAACATCGGGTACAATCAACGCTTAAAACGCCCGGGCATTAACCGTTTAAATCCTTTTGTAGATCGCTCTGATCCCAACTTTATAGAATCGGGTAACCCCAACCTGCAGCCCTCGCTCATGCATAGCTTTGACCTGGGTTATGGCATCAATAAAAAACAATCGGTAAATATCGGGCTGATGTATGCCTTTGCTGACAACCTGGATCTTAAAACATCGCGGTATGATTCTATATCCCAAATTACCTATACCACTTTTGAGAACTCGGGTAAGATAGATGCGCTGATGCTGAATGCCAATTTCAACCTTGCTATCACCAAACAATTGAGAACGGTGATCAACGGAAGCATTTCGCATTTCTGGATTGAAAGCGCAGTGGATGTACGCGATATTAAAACGAAAAGAACCTTGTACAATGCGGCTGTATCTAACACTTACACTTTTCAAAAAGACTGGTTAGCTACTGTCTCAGTTAATCTCTACAGCAATAACCTGGCACCCGCCCAAATACAGGGAATGGTGAATGGCTATGTGGCTACTAATTTTAGTGTAAGCAAAAACCTGTTGAATAAGAAGCTTTCGCTATCTGCCTATGTCAACAACCCTTTTACGCAATACCGGAACAACCGTACGGAAGTGACTTCCTATAATTTTATAGAAATAAATACCAACCGCGACTATTTCAGGAGGTTTGGCATGAGTGTTAATTACAAATTCGGGAAACTAAAGGACGATGTTAAAAAGAGCAGGAGAGGTATTAATAATAATGATGTGTCGAATTAAAACCTGGAACAGCTGCTTTTTTATTTGCAAATATTTCTTTTTTGCAAACGATAAATGATACTGATAAAAAGGAAACATTATCAGAAACAAAACCTTGTTATTTTGACAATAACAACGAAATTGAAAAGTGACTGAAAGACAATCATGTGCCGACATTGGGTCTTGGGATTATTGAAAATGGTGGATATTGAGATGAAATAAACACTAAGCATTCTTTAGAAAGGGCTGGTAGTAAAGCGCGCGCTCGAGGCTTAGTCAAGCAACTAATAACACTCACTGAATTATTGAAAACTAATGTCGCCCTGAGCCTGACGAAGGGTTTTACGCGTAACGCCCCGCACAGTGGTTCGTCAAGCTCACCACGACAACGCACTTACTTCCGTCATGCCCTTCAAACAACTTATCTATTATTTTATGGCCACTTTCTTCATACCCTCTCTGCCATAAAATACGGGAAAGTACATCATCTCTGCCTTAGCCGGGTTAAGGTTATATATACCTGAATAGCGGGGCATTAATTCTATATCAAATGTATATTTACCCTGGCCAAGCTTTGTACAGAAAATAGCAGTTTTGTTTTTAAAATACTCTCGATGGGTTTCTACACCCCAGAAGCTTTGTCGCTTGTTTTCATAGCTACAACCTGCAGGTATCGGCACCTCTATCATCACATACTCCGCATCGGCGCGGGCTATTACTTCTACACGTAGTATCGTTGTTTTACCGCCTTTCAATTCTTTTACTTCAAAATCATTTTGCATGAAGTACGACTTTACTTCGAAATCTTTGGAAAACTTTTCGGGCTGCCTGTTTTGAAATTGCTGGTAGGTAGTCAAATATAGCGGCATATTGCCTTGCTTGCTGATCACCACTTTTTCCCCGGCGGGGTATTGTTGCTCAAAAGGGAATTGATGGATCAATGCTCCGTTTACCTGTGCCGATGCTGATTTGGGCTTTTCACCTTCTTTTAATAGATCGGGTAATATGGTCTCCAATATTAAAGAAGATTCATAAGTATTACGCCACTGGCCATTTCTCCGTTGCTCTAAAAAGTACTGTCTTATCCCGGCTAATTCTTTTTCATGACCACCTCCTGCCTTGAAGATCCTGTAGGCCATTAATGTGTTTTGTATACTGTTATTCCAGAAATGGTATCGCTCTTCACCCCAGTATAGCCCGCCAAACAAGGTGGCTTTTTTATACTTTATTAAAGAATCCATTGTTACGGGTATACCTGCCATTTGTTTGATCTGTGCTATCTGCATCCATTCGTATAAACTCTTCTGCCGTTTTTTATAGAGCGAATCTGCCTCTTTCAGTATTATCCAATCTTTAATGCTATGATTGCGATCCACCACCTGCAATAACCGGATCATATTGATATCTGCCCTGGCTCCGGCATCTGCTATTTTACCCAGCAGGTATCTATACAAAATATCTTTATTCAACTGTATTTTGTAGCCTTGCTCCTGGGCCATTAACAGCGATTCTACTACATGCAGACTGATCCAGGATTCTTCAGCGGTTCCCTGCCACCAACCCCACAGGTTTTGTATGCTCTTATTTGCATTCAGTCTTTTTATAACATCCAGGATATGCTTTTCATATTTGAACGGCTCCTTTAGGTAGTTCCGTAGTTTCTTTTCCAGCAGTAAAGATTTTAGCTTGGATGCCAGCTGCTCATTACAGAGGTATTCATAGTCGCGCAAATGACGCATTTCATCCAACAGTACAGGGAAGACGGATGCCTCCGCCCTCACAATACCCGGACCTTTGGTTTTATCAAATGTGTACTGTACCGTCGTATCCCTTTCCAGGTAGAAAAAGCGCCCTTCTGTTTCTTTTACCCCCGTTGCATAAACAGGCACTTTTCTCTGCTCTCCGTCGAAATATCCATTCGATTGTTGTAAAGTATATTCAAAATTGAGACT belongs to Niabella yanshanensis and includes:
- a CDS encoding outer membrane beta-barrel family protein, whose amino-acid sequence is MAKNLTIHSAPLLILLTCFSTAFAQDGQPVTVKGKVVDSLQQPVAWATIKLMKKDSVIATSAANEQGVFQLTAKKAITDVQITSTAYAPFTKAINMDKEPGAVMDLGTLTLSKNSGELKGVTVTASRPLITREIDKLVYSTEADPESKFSSVLEIMRKVPFLAVDGQENLTMKGSSSYRILINGKPSGMVDNDPKSFLRSLPASSIQSIEVYTTPPAKYDAEGLGGVINIVTTKRVGEGYKGNINLNGAYPNGGPGAGLSFTATHKKLGVELFGGSNLYYTPSFEGTTYRATTGTNPSTLNVTENTKRNGHGRYVGTQFSYDIDSLQLLTAQLNFNGSDNKSNYGRFSQLLSDDGTQRFSQLTHSKGSGNGFDGGLNYQLGFKKDKARLLTVSYRYMQYKSGSDVENMFYDTLNYTEPDFNQKNNTDFIEQTGQVDYVQNIKKVKMEAGIKAIFRENNSHFNTFELDPVLQQDVADGDRQNEFENKQSILSAYNTYSFALKSWGFKFGARLEQTYTDVDFSSTQTKIKNNYFNLVPSIVINKNNKNGSYFNIGYNQRLKRPGINRLNPFVDRSDPNFIESGNPNLQPSLMHSFDLGYGINKKQSVNIGLMYAFADNLDLKTSRYDSISQITYTTFENSGKIDALMLNANFNLAITKQLRTVINGSISHFWIESAVDVRDIKTKRTLYNAAVSNTYTFQKDWLATVSVNLYSNNLAPAQIQGMVNGYVATNFSVSKNLLNKKLSLSAYVNNPFTQYRNNRTEVTSYNFIEINTNRDYFRRFGMSVNYKFGKLKDDVKKSRRGINNNDVSN